Within Nostoc sp. UHCC 0926, the genomic segment CCATTGCTTCCTGTCCATCTCTTTGAGGCGGCGGCGGAATCATTGTAAGTAGGACTTTCCAGTTTGTATCTTGGGGCAAGGATTTTGCCATGAGTGCCATCGCATCCATGCTCAACAGGTCTGGTGGAGTTGGAACGATAAGTAGATCACAGCCCCTTGCTAAATCCTCCACTTCCACATCATTAGGGCGGGCAGGAGTGTCAAAAATTATAAATTCAAACTTCTGCGATCGCATCAACTTTGCTGCTTCCTTTTCTCCGCAGACCTGAAATGGTAGTCCCCCAGGTCTTGCCCAAGTGGTTGCTGAACGGTTCGGATCGGCATCAATAACTAAAGTTGCCCCATCATCACAAAACAGTGAGGCGAGGCAGATAGCTGAAGTTGTTTTCGACACTCCGCCCTTAAATGAGCTAAGAGAGATGATTGGCATAATCTCCCCTTATAAAAGATGGAAAAATCATATCGCACTTACACACATAAAATGTGGATGTATGAATATTTGGGTATCCAGGTATTTATGCAGCCTAAAATGAGAATCTGCGACTCAAGTAGAGTGTTGATGCATTGTGAAGCTTATTTTTCGGAAATGACAACCTGACTTACGGTGTCTCCCCAATGGAAGGCGTTTCTTCATCGGCAACGACCAAATCCACGCCACACCTCGTAGCCGCCAGAGCTAACCTTTGATCAATCGTTGCTAAAGGTAATCCCAACCGCAACGCTAATTCTAAATAAGCTGCGTCATAAGCGGCTAAACCTTCCTGTCTCCCCAGCGTCAAGGTTGCACCCAAAGCATTTGCATCAGTAGCCGTATCAACCTGAATCAATAGCGACTGTAACAAAGCAATAGCTTCCTCAGATTGTTTCTGAGTCATACGATTACGCCGTTCAGCTACCAGTAAAACATTAGCAATCTCCAGTGACCAAATCCCCGGTACAAATGCTTCAGCATCCGGCATTATTGCTAGTATCGCATTTGCAGTAGGGTTATTTTCATCCACCAAACACCAGCTAATTGCTACAGAACAATCCAAAACAAACTGCATTAAAATCTTCGCCCCTCTTCAATCATGGAGCGGATTGACGTTTTATCTAACGCTACTTCTCGCCGCAGTTGTTCCATTCTGGCAATTGCATTACTTATCGATTTTTTTGTCGTAGGCTTTCCCCAAGCGTTATATTGTGCTTGCGCTTCTGAGGATGTTGCAACTTCTGCATCAGGTAACGGCTGTATAACCACCACTACCTCAACATTTGTATCTTTTAAACCAGTGGGTGTCTGGATTTGCAATATACCATCTGTCCCAATATGCGATCGCAACTTCATTGTTTCCATGTCGGCATTCCAGAACTCATACTTAATAAATTTGGGAAGTACCTTAATTATGCTGCTACTCTCCTCACAATAAATAGAAGCAGAATATTGCTGCCTGAGTACCCAGCTAATTTGGCTGTATGAATATTTGGGTATCCAGGTATTCAAATTATCTAGATACTGGACACGCTTCCATTGCCTACTCATCCATTGCATCACTTGACATATTTCATCACTTTTTGATACATGGGGGTAAGATAGTTACTCTGTATATTTATTTATATGAATAAACCTCGTACAAAAGGTTCTAAAAATGGAAAGTGTAATATCTGTGGTACTCATGGAAAATTAACTGATGATCATGTACCACCAAAAGGTAGTATTAATCCTAGTAAAGTAAGAATTATAACCTTGTCTCAGACTATAAAAAAATCTCCTGAAGAAACTATAGATTCAAAAATAAGTAGATTTTCACAAAATGGGTTAAAATTCCTCAGCTTATGCTCTAAATGTAACAATTATTTATTAGGAACAAAATTTGACCAATCCTTAAATGATTTAAGTCATAAAGTTGCTCGAATTCTTCATCCCAGTAATCGTCTTATATTACCAAAAAAAATCGATATTGAAATACAACCACAACGTTTAGCGCGTGCTGTCATTGGTCATTTACTTGCTGCGGAA encodes:
- a CDS encoding type II toxin-antitoxin system VapC family toxin, encoding MQFVLDCSVAISWCLVDENNPTANAILAIMPDAEAFVPGIWSLEIANVLLVAERRNRMTQKQSEEAIALLQSLLIQVDTATDANALGATLTLGRQEGLAAYDAAYLELALRLGLPLATIDQRLALAATRCGVDLVVADEETPSIGETP
- a CDS encoding ParA family protein; amino-acid sequence: MPIISLSSFKGGVSKTTSAICLASLFCDDGATLVIDADPNRSATTWARPGGLPFQVCGEKEAAKLMRSQKFEFIIFDTPARPNDVEVEDLARGCDLLIVPTPPDLLSMDAMALMAKSLPQDTNWKVLLTMIPPPPQRDGQEAMEALLTQGYPVLSRGIRFYKAYKDAVTSGVPVYKVRGGKVAWRDWTEIKNEVIQAIKG